The Acidobacteriota bacterium region GGCGCGAGAAGCGCCCCCCGGCCCCGAACGTGACCAGCTCGAACGGCTCTGACTCGTTCCCGGCCGCCGGCTCCTGCATCAACAGTTGAGCCGCCTGTTCGATGACACGGCTGACCGACGTGCGCGAATCTGCGGCGCGCTGCTTCAGTTGTGCCAGGAGATGCTCGTCGATCGTTATCGTGGTACGCATGATGCGCGATCATACCTTGCCTGCATCAATGCATCCCGGATCGAGCACCGGGTCGTGCGGCGCTCCGGACC contains the following coding sequences:
- a CDS encoding CopG family transcriptional regulator, giving the protein MRTTITIDEHLLAQLKQRAADSRTSVSRVIEQAAQLLMQEPAAGNESEPFELVTFGAGGRFSRHNIDKTSALLEMDDLERFKDGG